A single genomic interval of Astyanax mexicanus isolate ESR-SI-001 chromosome 4, AstMex3_surface, whole genome shotgun sequence harbors:
- the scg2b gene encoding secretogranin-2b yields the protein MSLSLRKLSAGEAMLLLAALLHSLAAVRAASLRHHRLREPAAYTSPSSDMIKALEYIESLKRRTDGAPAAETPTGDYDEVDKFRLLVQLASMRDEDAARWPDSGAPQWVRAALRALEQQAEGEGATVGGAVGGERRTHKSRRPSAAGDDAEGPVTQYGGVVRPHKKYPLMFEDEENGREVKRATEDLDEQYTAQSLANMRSLLEELGRLQRKRDGEDAEDQDAEDQDGMYRLRDVAYEDVAGGGEEWVPLEEQVETEELVKGSRQEMERGLADSDEESETIGEPQRRRASDRVEEDGGDDDDDNADDTKLVDYYLLKVLEMTDQARKRDLQAETQGLRRRPLSSSLSLNSRPSLLDPHAIKQLLSAMSMKLQVPPEDLVGLLFMEETRKQQQRLPEPQMQLARKPTLLQQHQQQQQQQQPRYRSRVIKYYSGRQPEVTVSEGPVDIKTEELLKALGLGNTASKSARYFTKPRPYKTALSRYFAPSNGRRGSLFTTSDLNRGLSKRKDDYDDAVDEDEVATFLAAKLMTEYPDDEPHKRALDSRFPYEAYEEAMKDYFEQVDTGKSAPTKRDTQGKEMMEEEEEGEEEEAPQKPPTENSVAEQSDQQLQEPVSEGEKEHRGKLVAGM from the coding sequence ATGTCGCTTTCCCTTCGTAAGCTCTCCGCGGGGGAGGCCATGCTCCTCCTCGCGGCACTCCTCCACTCGCTCGCCGCCGTGCGCGCGGCGTCCCTCCGCCACCACCGGCTGCGCGAGCCCGCCGCGTACACGTCTCCGAGTTCGGACATGATCAAGGCACTGGAGTACATCGAGAGCCTGAAGCGGCGCACGGACGGCGCGCCCGCCGCAGAGACTCCCACCGGCGACTACGACGAGGTGGATAAGTTCCGTTTGCTCGTGCAGCTCGCCTCGATGCGGGACGAGGACGCCGCCCGGTGGCCGGACAGCGGCGCACCGCAGTGGGTGCGAGCGGCGCTTCGTGCGCTCGAGCAACAGGCGGAGGGAGAGGGCGCAACGGTTGGGGGCGCCGTAGGGGGCGAGCGGCGCACGCACAAGAGTAGACGCCCATCAGCGGCGGGCGACGACGCGGAGGGTCCCGTCACTCAATACGGGGGCGTGGTGAGACCTCACAAGAAGTACCCTCTCATGTTTGAGGACGAGGAAAACGGTCGGGAGGTCAAGCGTGCCACCGAGGACCTGGACGAGCAGTACACCGCCCAGAGTCTAGCTAACATGAGGTCTCTCCTCGAGGAACTGGGCAGACTGCAACGCAAGCGTGATGGAGAGGATGCAGAGGACCAGGATGCTGAGGACCAGGATGGCATGTACAGGCTGCGGGATGTGGCGTATGAGGATGTGGCTGGCGGAGGCGAGGAGTGGGTGCCACTGGAAGAGCAGGTGGAGACGGAGGAGCTGGTGAAGGGCAGTCGCCAGGAGATGGAGCGTGGCTTGGCTGACAGCGACGAGGAGAGCGAGACAATCGGAGAACCACAAAGACGTAGGGCTAGTGACCGTGTTGAGGAGgacggtggtgatgatgatgatgacaatgCTGATGACACAAAGCTGGTGGACTACTACCTGCTGAAGGTGTTGGAGATGACCGATCAAGCAAGGAAACGGGATCTGCAAGCAGAGACGCAAGGTTTGCGGAGGCGTCCCCTAAGCTCCAGTCTGAGCTTGAACTCTCGACCTTCCCTACTTGACCCTCACGCCATCAAGCAGCTGCTGTCAGCCATGTCTATGAAGCTCCAGGTGCCTCCCGAAGATCTTGTGGGTCTCCTCTTCATGGAGGAGACAaggaagcagcagcagcgacTTCCAGAGCCGCAGATGCAGCTGGCAAGGAAACCCACTCTtctgcagcagcatcagcagcaacagcagcagcagcaacctcGCTACCGGAGCCGTGTGATCAAGTACTACAGTGGGCGCCAGCCTGAGGTCACGGTGAGCGAAGGGCCTGTCGACATCAAGACCGAGGAGCTGCTAAAGGCACTTGGACTTGGCAACACCGCAAGCAAGAGCGCAAGGTACTTCACAAAGCCGAGACCGTACAAGACTGCCCTCTCCAGGTACTTCGCGCCTTCAAATGGACGCCGAGGCAGCCTGTTCACCACATCTGACCTGAACAGGGGTCTCAGCAAGAGGAAAGATGATTATGATGACGCAGTGGATGAAGATGAGGTGGCCACCTTCCTTGCAGCCAAACTCATGACAGAGTACCCGGACGATGAGCCACACAAGAGGGCCTTGGACTCACGGTTTCCCTACGAGGCTTACGAAGAGGCAATGAAAGATTACTTTGAGCAGGTGGACACAGGCAAGAGTGCGCCAACTAAAAGAGATACGCAGGGGAAGGAGAtgatggaggaggaagaggagggtgaGGAGGAAGAGGCGCCACAGAAGCCCCCAACTGAGAACAGTGTGGCTGAGCAGAGTGACCAGCAACTACAGGAGCCTGTTTCTGAAGGGGAGAAGGAGCATCGTGGCAAACTTGTTGCTGGGATGTAG
- the ap1s3b gene encoding AP-1 complex subunit sigma-3b produces the protein MMRFLLLFSRQGKLRLQKWFLPTTEREKKKIIRDMTTMVLARKPRTCNFLHWRDLKIVYKRYASLYFCCGLEDQDNELLALEVLHRYVELLDKYFGSVCELDIIFNFEKAYFILDEFLMGGEIQETSKQSIAKSIEASDMLQETMEEYMSKPAF, from the exons ATG ATGCGCTTTCTGCTGCTCTTCAGTCGTCAGGGGAAGCTTCGGTTGCAGAAGTGGTTCTTGCCAACGactgaaagagagaagaagaagatcaTCCGGGACATGACCACCATGGTGCTGGCACGAAAACCACGCACATGTAATTTCCTGCACTGGAGGGACCTGAAGATCGTCTATAAGAG GTATGCCAGCCTGTATTTCTGCTGTGGTTTGGAGGACCAGGACAACGAGCTGCTAGCTTTGGAGGTGCTGCACCGATACGTTGAACTACTCGATAAATACTTCGGAAGC GTATGTGAGTTGGACATCATCTTCAACTTCGAGAAGGCCTATTTCATTCTGGATGAGTTCCTAATGGGAGGAGAAATCCAGGAGACGTCCAAACAGTCCATCGCCAAATCCATCGAGGCATCGGACATGCTGCAGGAG ACCATGGAAGAATACATGAGCAAACCGGCCTTCTAA